The DNA region GAGGCATGCCCGAAGATCTGGCCTATCTTGCGATTGTGGAAAGCGGTTATCGTAGCGAGGTACGCTCCCCTGCCGGGGCCGCCGGAGCATGGCAGTTCATGCCTTATACCGGGCAAAAGTATGGTCTGAATCAGGACTGGTGGACGGACGAGCGGCTTGATCCCTTCAAATCCACCGAGGCGGCGGCGGACTACCTGCAAAAACTCTATGGCGATTTTGGCGACTGGCCCACAGCTATTGCGGCCTACAACGCCGGAGAAGGCAAGATTGGGCGCGCCAAGCAGGGCACGGGCGGGCGTGACTTTTTTGAAATCAAGTCGCGCAACCATATGCTGGACGACAAGGCGCAGCTGCGCGATGAAACCAAGCAGTATGTGCCGCGCTATCTGGCTGTGACCAAGATCATGCGCAACCTTCCCCAGCTTGGCTTTGATCCCATCCATCCCGACAATGCACCAGGCGTGCTGCGCCTGACCGCCAAACCCGGCACAGATCTGGCGGGCGTGGCCCACGCCTGCCGCATGGGCATGGACGAGTTTTCGGCCTTCAACCGACATCACAAGCGCCCCATGACCGACACCAGCCGCACAACATATATATATGTACCGGCAAGCCGCGAGCGTGCGGCTCAGGCATTTCTGTCTTCATCCCAGTGCGCACCCTATGCGGGCTGGGCACCAAGCACTGTGGCCTCCAGTGCAGACTCATGGGACAAAATCAGCCGTCGGTGCGGTGTGCCTGTGGCTTCGCTGCGGGCTGCCAACCCAGGCAATCCCTATTTGAAAGCTGGCGAAACTGTGCTGGTTCCGCGCTCGGTGAACATGTCTGCCCAGGCGGTGGCGGCTCTGGATGCCAAACCGGCTAAGGGGCAGGCCAAGGCGGGCAAGTCCGGCAATGAGGCTGCCAGCCGGGAACCGCAGGCATCCTCTGCACGGGTGATTGCCGCCAATGATGGGCCAAAGCATACCCTGCGGTCGGACGAAAC from Desulfovibrio sp. UIB00 includes:
- a CDS encoding lytic transglycosylase domain-containing protein — its product is MARLFFLAVVCCLLLAGGCASRQGSDPGGGLSMSVPEEDTSPPLTASETAALNTTGQVDRNIPESAMADVTRQYKYFLRKGRPTMSASSKRAEQFLAYAKRVFRSRGMPEDLAYLAIVESGYRSEVRSPAGAAGAWQFMPYTGQKYGLNQDWWTDERLDPFKSTEAAADYLQKLYGDFGDWPTAIAAYNAGEGKIGRAKQGTGGRDFFEIKSRNHMLDDKAQLRDETKQYVPRYLAVTKIMRNLPQLGFDPIHPDNAPGVLRLTAKPGTDLAGVAHACRMGMDEFSAFNRHHKRPMTDTSRTTYIYVPASRERAAQAFLSSSQCAPYAGWAPSTVASSADSWDKISRRCGVPVASLRAANPGNPYLKAGETVLVPRSVNMSAQAVAALDAKPAKGQAKAGKSGNEAASREPQASSARVIAANDGPKHTLRSDETLTSVARKYGVSVQDLQQSNGISDPHKVHAGAVLRIPAQGGGQSSGQAVPAVGRPVAAGPDGRLGKDRDKDKSAKAAKASKTTYTVQANDTLWKIARTYNVSVDDLKRWNSVDEKNLRTGARLVVEQ